A single region of the Deefgea piscis genome encodes:
- a CDS encoding PhoH family protein, translated as MAARKRKAPSDRKLFVLDTNVLMHDPTSIFRFQEHDVFVPMMTLEELDSNKKGLTEVARNARQASRFMEELVAGMEHNLHDGVSLSATSKEQATGRLFLQTEAITSVLPAQLPMGKADNQILGVVHHLQQMYPNRQVILVSKDINMRIKARTLGLATEDYFNDKVLEDTDLLYNGMREIDQPFWERNSKDLQSWQEGNRSYWKIKGPDVVDLYVNQLLFQSGETPMQARVISIEGKTAVLESLKDYGHSKNAIWGIAARNREQNFALNLLMNPDIDFISLLGQAGTGKTLLTLAAGLAQTLESKIYTEIIMTRVTVPVGEDIGFLPGTEEEKMMPWMGALEDNLDVLNQTDAEAGDWGRAATRDLIRSRIKVKSLNFMRGRTFLKKFLIIDEAQNLTSKQMKTLITRAGPGTKVICLGNISQIDTPYLTEGSSGLTFVVDRFKGWGHSGHITLTRGERSRLADYAAEML; from the coding sequence ATGGCCGCCCGTAAACGTAAAGCCCCCAGTGACCGCAAGCTCTTTGTACTGGATACCAATGTGTTGATGCATGACCCTACCTCGATTTTCCGTTTTCAAGAGCACGATGTGTTTGTTCCGATGATGACGCTTGAAGAGCTAGACTCCAACAAGAAAGGCTTAACCGAAGTCGCCCGAAACGCTAGGCAAGCCAGTCGCTTTATGGAAGAACTCGTCGCCGGTATGGAGCACAATTTGCACGACGGTGTTTCATTGTCAGCCACCAGCAAAGAACAAGCCACGGGCCGCTTATTTTTACAAACCGAAGCCATTACCAGCGTTTTGCCAGCTCAATTGCCTATGGGCAAAGCCGACAATCAAATATTAGGCGTCGTGCACCATCTGCAGCAGATGTACCCCAATCGACAAGTCATCTTGGTGTCCAAAGACATCAATATGCGCATCAAAGCCCGTACCTTAGGTCTGGCAACTGAAGACTACTTTAACGACAAAGTACTCGAAGACACCGACCTACTTTACAACGGCATGCGCGAAATAGATCAGCCGTTTTGGGAACGAAACAGCAAAGATTTACAAAGCTGGCAAGAAGGCAATCGCAGCTACTGGAAAATCAAAGGCCCTGATGTTGTCGACCTGTATGTCAATCAGCTGCTATTTCAATCTGGCGAAACGCCGATGCAGGCGCGAGTAATTAGCATCGAGGGCAAAACCGCCGTACTCGAAAGCCTAAAAGATTATGGACACAGCAAAAACGCCATCTGGGGGATTGCCGCCCGTAACCGTGAACAAAATTTCGCTCTGAACCTGCTGATGAACCCCGATATTGATTTTATATCTTTACTCGGACAGGCCGGCACGGGGAAAACCTTACTCACGCTGGCAGCGGGCTTGGCGCAAACCCTTGAATCCAAAATCTACACCGAAATCATCATGACCCGCGTAACAGTCCCGGTCGGTGAAGACATTGGATTTTTACCTGGCACCGAAGAAGAAAAAATGATGCCGTGGATGGGGGCGCTTGAAGACAATCTTGACGTACTCAACCAAACTGACGCCGAAGCGGGCGACTGGGGGCGCGCAGCAACCCGCGATTTAATTCGTTCGCGCATCAAAGTGAAATCACTTAACTTTATGCGTGGCCGTACATTCCTTAAAAAATTCCTCATCATCGACGAGGCACAAAATCTAACTTCAAAACAAATGAAGACCCTGATCACGCGCGCAGGCCCCGGCACCAAAGTGATTTGCCTGGGCAATATTAGTCAAATCGATACACCTTATCTCACCGAAGGCTCGTCAGGCTTAACTTTTGTCGTTGATCGCTTTAAAGGCTGGGGGCATTCAGGGCACATTACCTTAACCCGAGGCGAACGCTCACGCTTGGCCGACTATGCCGCCGAGATGCTCTGA
- a CDS encoding peroxiredoxin, whose product MSLTPCPTLALSGTGNVVFDTANLSNQRFVLYFYPKDSTPGCTTETSDFRDLYPQFLAANCAIFGLSRDSLKSHENFKAKLALPFELISDPDEIACEAFGVMKLKNMYGKQVRGIERSTFVIQNGIIIQEWRGVKVPNHAAQVLAFVQSLPNP is encoded by the coding sequence ATGAGTTTAACCCCTTGCCCAACCCTCGCACTTTCGGGCACTGGCAATGTTGTATTTGATACTGCAAATCTAAGCAATCAGCGCTTCGTATTGTATTTCTACCCCAAAGATAGCACTCCCGGCTGCACCACCGAAACCAGCGATTTTCGAGATCTATACCCACAATTTTTAGCTGCCAATTGCGCTATTTTTGGTCTAAGTCGTGACAGCCTAAAAAGCCACGAAAACTTCAAAGCTAAATTAGCCCTGCCTTTTGAGCTCATTTCTGACCCCGATGAAATCGCTTGCGAGGCATTTGGCGTGATGAAACTCAAAAACATGTATGGCAAGCAAGTGCGTGGCATCGAACGCAGCACGTTTGTGATTCAAAACGGCATCATTATTCAAGAATGGCGTGGCGTTAAAGTTCCCAATCATGCCGCGCAAGTTTTGGCTTTTGTGCAAAGCTTGCCCAACCCGTAA
- the dcd gene encoding dCTP deaminase codes for MSIKSDKWIRKMAQEHGMIEPFVPGQVKEVNGERIVSYGTSSYGYDIRCADEFKVFTNINSTIVDPKNFDEGSFVDVSGKGYCIIPPNSFALARTVEYFRIPRNALTICLGKSTYARCGIIVNVTPFEPEWEGYVTLEFSNTTPLPAKIYANEGVAQVLFFEADADDVCETSYGDRQGKYQGQVGVTLPRT; via the coding sequence ATGAGCATTAAGTCGGATAAATGGATACGCAAAATGGCACAAGAACACGGCATGATTGAGCCGTTTGTTCCGGGTCAGGTCAAAGAAGTGAACGGTGAACGTATTGTATCGTACGGCACTTCAAGCTATGGCTACGATATTCGCTGTGCGGATGAGTTTAAAGTGTTTACCAATATCAATTCGACGATTGTTGATCCAAAGAATTTTGATGAAGGTAGTTTTGTCGATGTGTCAGGCAAGGGCTATTGCATTATTCCGCCAAACTCATTTGCGCTGGCGCGGACCGTGGAATATTTCCGTATTCCGCGCAATGCACTGACTATTTGTTTGGGTAAATCCACCTATGCGCGTTGCGGCATTATTGTGAATGTGACGCCGTTTGAGCCGGAGTGGGAAGGCTATGTGACTTTAGAATTCTCAAACACCACGCCGTTGCCTGCCAAGATTTACGCGAATGAAGGTGTAGCGCAAGTGCTGTTCTTTGAAGCGGATGCGGATGATGTTTGCGAAACCAGCTATGGTGATCGTCAAGGTAAGTATCAAGGGCAAGTTGGTGTGACGTTGCCAAGAACTTGA